A region of the Acidobacteriota bacterium genome:
GGATCTGTCCGTCCCCCAACCCGATCCACTTGTAGGTGGTGAGCTCTTCCAGGCCCATGGGGCCGCGGGCGTGGAGCTTCTGGGTGCTCACCGCCACCTCCGCACCGAGACCGAAGGCACCGCCGTCGGTGAAGCGGGTGCTGGCGTTGACATAGACCGCCGCCGAGTCGATCTCCTGGACGAAGCGGTCGGCGTGCTGCTGGCTGCGGGTGAGGATGCTGTCGGAGTGCTGGGTGCTGTGCTGCTGGATGTGCTCGATGGCCTGGTCGAGGTTGTCCACCACCCGGATGCCGAGGATCAACGACAGCCATTCCTGATCGAAGTCGCCGTCGCCGGCGGCCACGACCTTGGCTCCGGTGCCGGCGCTGTCGAGAATCTGCCGTGCCGTCTCGTCGGCTCGCAGCTCGACGCCGCTGGCCGCCAGCCGCTGGGCGATGGGCGGCAGGGCCTGTTCCGCCACGGCCCGATGCACCAGCAGGGTGTCGAGGGCGTTGCACACGCTGGGGCGCTGGACCTTGGCGTTCTCCACGATGTCCACCGCGCGCTCAAGATTTGCCGTCTCGTCCAGGAAGATGTGGCAGATGCCGATGCCGCCGGTGATCACCGGGATGGTCCCCTGCTCCTTGCACAGCTGGTGCAGACCGGCGCCGCCGCGGGGGACGATCATGTCCACCCAGCGGTCCAGGCGCAGCAGCTGGGTGACCAGGGCGCGGTCCGGGTCGTCGATGGCCTGCACCGCATCCCGGGGTACCCCGGCGCTCTCCAGGGCATCGGCGATCACCCGGATCAGCGCCCGATTGGTGGTCAGAGTCTCCTTGCCGCCCCGCAGGATGGCGGCGTTGCCGGTCTTCAGGCACAGGGAGGCGATGTCCACGGTGACGTTGGGCCGCGCCTCGTAAATCACTCCCACCACCCCCAGGGGAACCCGCCGGCGGATCAGCTCCATGCCGTTGGGAAGGGTGCGGCGGTCGATTTCCTTGCCCACCGGATCCGGCAGATCGATGACCTTGCGCACGTCGGCGGCGAGGGCGGTGATGCGGCCGGTGTCGAGGAGCAGGCGGTCCAGCAGGGCGTCGCTGAGGCCGGCCTGGCGACCTGCTTCCAGATCCTGCCGGTTGGCCTCGGCGAGGCTCTCGGCGTGAGCTTCCAGGCCGTCGGCGAGGGCCGCCAGGGCGGCGTTCTTCTGCTCGCTGGTGAGGGTCGCCAGGCGCCGGCTGGCGGCTTGGGCGCGCTGGCCCATGGCATTGAGGTCGATCATCGTGTCTCTCCTGGAAAAGCTGCTCTAAACCACGATCATGTCGCGGCGATCCACCGCCACCGGCCCGTAGGCGTAGCCGAGGCGGAACTCGATCTGGTCGGAGCGACATCCGCGGATGCGCCGCAGGTCGTCGCTGTCGTAGCGGGTGATGCCTCGGGCCAGCTCGTCGCCTTCCTGGTTGACGATCTCCACCGCGTCGCCACGCTCGAACTGCCCTTTCACCTCCACGATCCCCGCCGGCAGCAGGCTACCGCGGCTCTCCTTGAGGGCGCGCTCGGCGCCAGCGTCCACCCGCAGCCGGCCCTCGGGCTTGTGGCTGGCGAAGATCCAGCGCTTGCGCTGTTCCAGCGGCGTCTCCAGGGCCGGGAAGCGGGTGCCCACGGACTCGCCGGCGACCAGGCGGCGCAGGACGTCCGGGGCGTGGCCGGAGGCGATGACCACGTCGGCGCCGGAGCGCCGGGCAATATCCGCCGCTTGCAGCTTGGTCGCCATGCCCCCCACTCCCAGACCGCTGACGCTGCCGCCGGCGAGCCGGCGCAGGGTGGCGTCGATGGTGCGCACCTCGGGGATCAGCTCCGCCTCGGGATCGGACCGCGGGTCGGCGGTGTAGAGCCCCGGCTGGTCGGTGAGCAGGATCAGCAGCTCGGCTTCCGAAAGCAGCGCCACCAGTGCCGACAGATTGTCGTTGTCGCCGACCTTGATCTCGGAGGTCACCACCGCATCGTTCTCATTGACGATGGGGATGATGCGGTGCTCCAGGAGGGTTCGCAGGGTGTCGCAGGCGTTGAGGTAGCGGTTGCGGTTCTTGACGTCGGCGCGGGTGAGCAGCACCTGCCCCACCTGGATGCGGTAGAGGCCGAAGAGCT
Encoded here:
- the proB gene encoding glutamate 5-kinase; the protein is MYHRIVVKLGTSVLTGGTAELDRAQMVEIARQCAALHSEGREVLVCSSGAIAAGRESLNFPDLPTTVAAKQMLAAVGQTRLMLIWQQLFGLYRIQVGQVLLTRADVKNRNRYLNACDTLRTLLEHRIIPIVNENDAVVTSEIKVGDNDNLSALVALLSEAELLILLTDQPGLYTADPRSDPEAELIPEVRTIDATLRRLAGGSVSGLGVGGMATKLQAADIARRSGADVVIASGHAPDVLRRLVAGESVGTRFPALETPLEQRKRWIFASHKPEGRLRVDAGAERALKESRGSLLPAGIVEVKGQFERGDAVEIVNQEGDELARGITRYDSDDLRRIRGCRSDQIEFRLGYAYGPVAVDRRDMIVV
- a CDS encoding glutamate-5-semialdehyde dehydrogenase, producing MIDLNAMGQRAQAASRRLATLTSEQKNAALAALADGLEAHAESLAEANRQDLEAGRQAGLSDALLDRLLLDTGRITALAADVRKVIDLPDPVGKEIDRRTLPNGMELIRRRVPLGVVGVIYEARPNVTVDIASLCLKTGNAAILRGGKETLTTNRALIRVIADALESAGVPRDAVQAIDDPDRALVTQLLRLDRWVDMIVPRGGAGLHQLCKEQGTIPVITGGIGICHIFLDETANLERAVDIVENAKVQRPSVCNALDTLLVHRAVAEQALPPIAQRLAASGVELRADETARQILDSAGTGAKVVAAGDGDFDQEWLSLILGIRVVDNLDQAIEHIQQHSTQHSDSILTRSQQHADRFVQEIDSAAVYVNASTRFTDGGAFGLGAEVAVSTQKLHARGPMGLEELTTYKWIGLGDGQIRE